A genome region from Blautia coccoides includes the following:
- a CDS encoding ABC transporter ATP-binding protein, producing MLQIDHVTKKYQNFTALKDIDLELDYGLYGLLAPNGAGKTTLMKMMATLLYPTEGSILWEGREIQKLDDQYREKLGFLPQDFGYYRDYTPERYLRYIGILKGIRKEQLKKEIPRLLEQVGLTEAAKKKMKKFSGGMIQRVGIAQALLGNPEILILDEPTAGLDPKERVRFRKILTSLSGDKIVIISTHIVSDVEFIANHIIMLKDKQVYANDSVENLCMTLEGEIFSTTVRTEELADFERKYQVVSQRQEGGNCEIRFIAEKKEEGWNSCTASLEDVFLYTYRE from the coding sequence ATGCTGCAAATTGATCATGTGACAAAGAAATATCAGAATTTTACTGCGCTAAAGGATATTGATCTGGAATTGGATTACGGATTATACGGCCTCCTTGCCCCCAACGGAGCGGGGAAAACTACACTTATGAAAATGATGGCAACGCTTCTCTATCCAACGGAGGGAAGTATCCTGTGGGAGGGCAGAGAGATTCAGAAGCTGGATGACCAATACAGGGAGAAACTGGGATTTCTCCCTCAGGATTTTGGCTATTATCGGGACTATACACCGGAGAGATACCTGCGCTATATTGGCATTTTAAAGGGGATTAGAAAGGAACAGCTAAAAAAAGAGATACCCCGCCTCCTGGAACAGGTGGGACTTACAGAAGCGGCGAAAAAAAAGATGAAGAAATTTTCAGGGGGGATGATTCAGCGGGTGGGGATTGCCCAGGCCCTTTTAGGGAATCCGGAAATCCTGATCCTGGACGAACCAACCGCAGGTCTGGATCCCAAGGAGCGGGTGCGGTTTAGGAAAATCCTGACTTCCCTTTCCGGGGATAAGATCGTGATCATCTCCACACATATTGTTTCAGATGTGGAATTTATTGCAAATCATATTATCATGCTGAAGGATAAGCAGGTGTATGCCAATGACAGTGTGGAAAATCTTTGTATGACACTGGAGGGGGAGATCTTCAGCACTACAGTCAGAACAGAGGAGCTGGCGGATTTTGAGAGAAAATATCAGGTGGTATCCCAGCGACAGGAGGGAGGCAACTGCGAAATCCGTTTTATTGCGGAGAAGAAAGAAGAAGGGTGGAATTCCTGCACAGCCAGTCTGGAGGATGTATTTTTATACACCTATCGGGAATGA
- a CDS encoding RNA polymerase sigma factor encodes MHREELRDMTDDQLMEMVRDKNLRQAYDVLVLRHYREAVRFCMKMLGDEQSALDIVQDSFADIYVQRERISVSGAFRTYLFAVVKHKALDELRRNSRHRTEELDAEKMEMPGCSPPSPEEIYVKKEEYAELLQWIEELPEDYRQALILFCVDGLSYEEIAEAMGKNLPQVRILLHRARKKLQRQRREQR; translated from the coding sequence ATGCACAGGGAAGAACTCAGGGATATGACAGATGACCAGCTCATGGAAATGGTCAGGGATAAAAATTTAAGACAGGCCTATGACGTGCTGGTCCTCAGGCATTACCGGGAGGCTGTGCGCTTCTGCATGAAAATGCTGGGGGATGAACAGTCCGCTCTTGATATTGTACAGGACAGCTTTGCCGATATCTATGTACAGAGAGAACGGATCTCCGTATCCGGTGCATTCAGGACATATCTGTTTGCCGTAGTGAAGCACAAGGCACTGGATGAGCTGAGAAGGAATTCCAGGCATAGGACAGAGGAACTGGATGCGGAGAAAATGGAGATGCCGGGCTGTTCCCCGCCGTCGCCGGAGGAGATTTATGTGAAAAAAGAGGAATATGCGGAACTTCTGCAGTGGATAGAAGAGCTGCCAGAGGATTACAGGCAGGCGCTTATTTTATTCTGTGTAGATGGATTGTCCTATGAGGAGATCGCGGAGGCCATGGGGAAAAATCTTCCCCAGGTCAGGATACTGCTTCACAGGGCGAGGAAAAAATTACAGAGGCAGAGGAGGGAACAGAGATGA
- a CDS encoding PH domain-containing protein — protein sequence MKFKGKIAAWFWIIFLAGNVLMVYELVESSGVSAEIGAALVVFNAIFIPMVVRNYVVIDGTRMAVYFGIMKDSMEISEIREIRRTCNPISATAASLDRIEIKGRRQEMICAVRDRERLIEELLRCNPEIKV from the coding sequence ATGAAATTCAAAGGAAAAATAGCAGCATGGTTCTGGATCATATTTTTGGCCGGAAATGTTTTGATGGTTTATGAATTGGTGGAGTCAAGCGGGGTGTCTGCTGAGATCGGCGCTGCACTTGTGGTCTTCAACGCGATTTTTATTCCTATGGTTGTGAGGAATTATGTGGTGATTGATGGAACCAGGATGGCAGTCTATTTTGGGATCATGAAGGATTCCATGGAAATTTCCGAAATCCGGGAGATACGCAGGACCTGTAATCCCATTTCCGCCACGGCAGCATCACTGGACAGGATCGAGATAAAGGGCAGAAGACAGGAAATGATATGCGCGGTCCGGGACAGAGAACGACTGATCGAAGAATTGTTGAGATGTAATCCGGAGATCAAGGTGTGA
- a CDS encoding uroporphyrinogen decarboxylase family protein: protein MLSKRQNLLETIRGGHPDRYVNQYEAIAMLYGTPYSMRNAMPTKGGPNVKNAWGVTISFPEGMPGPFPVHDEEHIVCKDITHWRDYVKAPNVKFSAEEWAPFVAEAEKIDRDEYFVAPFVAPGIFEQCHYLLEIQNCLIQFYEEPDYMHELIDYITDWELAYAEEICKYLKPDALFHHDDWGSRNSSFISPQMFKEFYEPAYKKVYGYYKEHGVEVIIHHSDSYAANLVPSMIEMGIDIWQGVMSTNNIPELIEKYGGQITFMGGIDSGEVDREDWSREHIAQEVERVCKENGTKFFIPCNTMGGPESIFPGVYETITEEIAKVSDKIF from the coding sequence ATGTTATCAAAAAGACAAAATTTATTAGAAACCATCCGCGGAGGTCATCCGGACAGATACGTAAATCAGTATGAGGCAATCGCCATGCTCTACGGCACACCTTATTCTATGAGAAACGCCATGCCCACCAAGGGCGGCCCTAATGTAAAAAATGCATGGGGTGTTACCATTTCCTTCCCGGAAGGAATGCCCGGCCCATTCCCGGTACACGATGAAGAGCATATCGTCTGCAAGGATATTACCCATTGGAGAGATTATGTAAAAGCACCGAATGTAAAATTCTCCGCTGAAGAGTGGGCACCCTTCGTTGCAGAAGCCGAGAAAATCGACAGGGATGAATATTTCGTTGCCCCCTTTGTGGCTCCTGGTATCTTTGAACAGTGCCATTATCTTCTGGAAATCCAGAACTGTTTGATCCAGTTCTATGAAGAACCTGACTACATGCATGAACTGATCGACTACATCACAGACTGGGAACTGGCTTATGCAGAAGAAATCTGTAAATATTTAAAACCGGATGCCCTCTTCCACCACGATGACTGGGGTTCCAGAAACAGCTCCTTTATCTCCCCACAGATGTTCAAAGAGTTCTATGAACCTGCTTATAAGAAAGTTTACGGATATTATAAAGAACACGGTGTTGAGGTTATTATCCATCACTCAGATTCCTACGCTGCCAATCTGGTGCCTTCCATGATCGAAATGGGAATCGACATCTGGCAGGGTGTCATGAGTACCAACAATATTCCGGAGCTGATTGAAAAATACGGCGGTCAGATCACATTTATGGGCGGTATTGACAGCGGTGAAGTGGACAGGGAGGACTGGAGCAGAGAACATATTGCACAGGAAGTAGAACGTGTCTGTAAAGAAAACGGCACAAAATTCTTTATCCCCTGCAACACCATGGGCGGACCGGAATCCATATTCCCGGGTGTGTATGAGACCATTACCGAAGAGATCGCCAAAGTCAGCGATAAAATCTTCTGA
- a CDS encoding MFS transporter: MPDKKERNGLSTSLKRFFGVGDFGFTLMSNIDTFYATYFFTNIAKFSLGVITVMTTISAVVDAVLSCLYGPFLNKIKPKKWGRYRSWLILTPWMVPFLYAMQFIKIGNGLAAAVFVTLAMITSRIAWNIPYIANISMINIAGRTPKERMTLSSTRMVWTSLASVVYSYAGPAAVSVFAAWLGEKNAYAATAFAFSALMAAGFYAHFSMFKGYEMTKEEELQMMAGQSASAQTAQDAPKVHALDAIRCNPHLLWLFLSCITKYIVLFLVNGLAIYYFTYIGQNAGLLTTFVFAANLLGVVASYVSKFIVARFTAKKTVVCSYFLMALIATGAFFAYSQTWVVMAAMCAVMFILVLTNACDPELFSNCAAYSGKKLGYDVTGTVMGLLTVPIKLGIVSRGILISACLALAQFNSEIDPSMATPQLQRGISMGFMIIPAVVILLGAVLLAFGYRLDQDTTA, encoded by the coding sequence ATGCCGGATAAAAAAGAACGGAATGGTTTGAGCACCTCATTAAAACGGTTCTTCGGTGTAGGTGATTTCGGCTTTACGCTGATGTCCAACATTGATACCTTTTATGCGACCTACTTTTTTACAAATATTGCAAAGTTTTCCCTGGGTGTCATCACAGTGATGACCACCATCTCCGCAGTGGTGGACGCTGTCCTCTCCTGCCTGTATGGTCCTTTTCTGAATAAGATAAAGCCGAAAAAGTGGGGGCGCTACCGCTCCTGGCTGATCCTGACACCCTGGATGGTCCCTTTCCTCTATGCTATGCAGTTTATAAAGATCGGCAATGGGCTGGCTGCCGCTGTGTTTGTTACCCTGGCCATGATAACCAGCCGTATTGCGTGGAATATTCCATACATTGCTAATATTTCCATGATCAACATTGCCGGCAGGACACCTAAGGAGAGAATGACGCTGTCCTCAACCAGGATGGTGTGGACTTCCCTGGCGTCTGTGGTTTATTCTTACGCCGGACCTGCCGCCGTCTCTGTCTTTGCTGCGTGGCTTGGAGAGAAAAATGCCTATGCTGCCACTGCATTTGCCTTTTCCGCATTAATGGCCGCCGGTTTTTACGCTCATTTTTCCATGTTTAAGGGTTATGAGATGACCAAAGAGGAGGAACTGCAGATGATGGCCGGACAGTCCGCATCTGCGCAGACTGCACAGGATGCCCCAAAAGTCCATGCTCTGGACGCGATCCGGTGCAACCCGCATCTGCTGTGGCTGTTTTTATCCTGTATCACAAAATATATTGTGCTGTTCCTAGTAAACGGACTGGCTATCTATTACTTTACCTACATCGGCCAAAATGCAGGTCTGCTGACTACCTTTGTCTTTGCAGCCAATCTGCTTGGCGTTGTGGCTTCCTACGTATCAAAATTTATTGTCGCCAGATTTACCGCAAAGAAAACCGTGGTCTGCTCTTACTTTTTGATGGCACTCATCGCCACCGGAGCCTTCTTTGCCTACAGTCAGACCTGGGTGGTTATGGCCGCCATGTGCGCAGTCATGTTCATACTGGTATTGACCAACGCCTGCGACCCGGAGCTGTTCTCTAACTGTGCGGCTTACAGCGGAAAAAAACTGGGTTACGACGTAACCGGAACTGTCATGGGTCTTTTAACTGTGCCGATCAAATTAGGTATTGTTTCAAGAGGTATCCTGATTTCAGCCTGTCTGGCACTTGCCCAGTTTAACTCGGAGATAGACCCATCTATGGCTACTCCGCAGCTTCAGAGAGGGATCAGCATGGGATTTATGATCATTCCCGCTGTTGTGATCCTGCTGGGTGCTGTGCTTCTGGCCTTCGGCTATAGATTAGACCAGGATACAACAGCTTGA
- a CDS encoding PucR family transcriptional regulator: protein MTENHAAPAGLLLSMQILYEKLKEHEISVSLLPPSEEPCLTGVQFYTGQQDLSRAFLYLADPETLSSHPFPLSDGFLAVNRVPAAGSVQNSCSCLIFPETMSLPEVFNALQQIFTGYSLLERKLNDILNRDGSLYDITVAALEHFHNPVFIHDEYFHILACPRHFEGALNFTYNEQTKRYMQDLNTINFFWTSPAYKKTLTTSGGQFWDSDFNNDRCIYVNLWMNGNYRGRFIISEMETPVTRGQLYVASYFAEIIKLALLRRNDSGEDERHPLEKLIIDTISGTETDRLDISRKLEILGWEEADQYLCGIISFESTDVTKLSVYSICNEIEERIEACHACYYKGHIYLLINISKSRITSQDLRMKMSYIIREGLLRMGVSYPFHGFSTLAIHLKQAQIALSYSQMERVPHWYNEFRDYVLKYWLLEGTGDFTKESIAPDALHQLRHYDREHSTELYETLKTYLMNERNSTLTAQLLKINRSTLPHRLNRIAQLTGANLDDFMTRLYLMMGFYILDYI from the coding sequence ATGACTGAGAATCACGCCGCACCTGCAGGCCTTCTGCTGAGTATGCAGATTTTATATGAAAAATTGAAAGAACATGAAATTTCTGTCTCTCTGCTGCCGCCAAGTGAAGAACCCTGTCTGACAGGCGTACAATTCTATACCGGACAGCAGGACTTATCAAGGGCATTTCTCTATCTTGCCGATCCCGAAACTCTCTCGTCACATCCTTTTCCGTTATCGGATGGCTTTTTGGCAGTGAACAGAGTACCTGCAGCGGGAAGTGTCCAGAACTCCTGTTCCTGTCTCATATTCCCGGAAACGATGTCTCTGCCGGAAGTATTCAATGCCCTGCAACAGATTTTTACCGGATACTCTCTCCTTGAACGGAAGCTCAATGACATTTTGAACCGGGACGGCAGCCTCTATGATATTACGGTGGCCGCACTGGAACATTTTCACAATCCCGTATTCATCCACGATGAATACTTTCATATTCTGGCCTGTCCCCGCCATTTTGAGGGAGCGCTTAATTTTACCTATAATGAACAGACCAAACGGTATATGCAGGATTTGAACACCATCAATTTTTTCTGGACAAGCCCGGCGTATAAAAAAACACTGACCACCTCAGGCGGACAGTTTTGGGACAGTGATTTTAACAATGACCGCTGTATCTATGTCAATTTATGGATGAATGGAAATTACAGAGGAAGATTTATCATATCAGAAATGGAAACACCTGTGACACGGGGACAGCTCTATGTGGCTTCCTATTTTGCGGAGATCATAAAACTGGCACTTCTGAGGCGCAATGACTCCGGGGAAGACGAGCGTCATCCTCTGGAAAAGCTGATCATAGACACCATAAGCGGTACAGAGACAGACCGTCTCGATATCAGCCGCAAACTGGAGATACTGGGATGGGAGGAAGCAGACCAGTATCTGTGCGGTATCATCTCTTTTGAGAGCACAGATGTGACAAAGCTCTCGGTGTACAGCATCTGCAATGAGATCGAGGAGCGTATTGAGGCCTGCCATGCCTGCTACTATAAAGGCCATATTTATCTGCTGATCAATATCAGCAAAAGCCGGATCACCTCCCAGGATCTGCGCATGAAAATGTCCTACATTATAAGGGAAGGACTTCTTAGAATGGGTGTATCCTATCCCTTCCACGGTTTTTCAACACTGGCCATCCACCTGAAACAGGCCCAGATCGCACTCAGCTACAGCCAAATGGAGCGGGTGCCCCATTGGTATAATGAATTCCGGGATTATGTATTAAAATACTGGCTGCTGGAGGGAACCGGTGATTTTACCAAGGAGAGTATTGCTCCGGATGCCCTGCATCAGCTCCGCCATTATGACAGAGAGCACAGCACTGAGCTGTACGAAACCCTGAAAACTTATCTGATGAATGAGAGGAACAGTACACTTACTGCACAGCTCCTCAAAATTAACAGAAGCACTCTTCCCCACCGGCTGAACCGCATCGCACAGCTTACAGGGGCAAATTTGGATGATTTTATGACACGGCTATATCTGATGATGGGATTTTACATATTAGACTATATCTGA
- a CDS encoding alpha/beta hydrolase, whose amino-acid sequence MEINLKTNQSLMKAIKKMHTLVESPDVEKQRASQENISGIFSKSKDMKYKNFEIDGIPAEWVSVDRRHMKKYVILYCHGGGYNTGSFRYARSITNKLASTTSMDVLSFDYRLAPECPFPAALEDAVKVWDHLMHFGYGARDVIVAGDSAGGNLALNLVQVLKGQGRILPRGIILFSPWTDLTKSGKSHEQKAEIDPILSEEYIDKAIQDYAQGRELNNPYISPLFADFTGFPPTYIQVGENEILLSDSLNLQKRLRKYHVQVQLDFYSGMWHVFQMSPFKTAYDAMDQMAEFIFDICR is encoded by the coding sequence ATGGAAATTAATCTGAAGACCAATCAGAGCTTAATGAAAGCCATCAAAAAGATGCATACACTGGTTGAAAGTCCCGATGTGGAGAAGCAGAGGGCATCTCAGGAAAATATAAGCGGGATTTTTTCAAAGAGTAAAGATATGAAATATAAAAATTTTGAGATAGACGGGATTCCTGCCGAGTGGGTCAGTGTGGACAGAAGGCATATGAAAAAATATGTGATCCTCTACTGTCATGGCGGCGGCTATAATACGGGAAGTTTCCGGTATGCCAGAAGTATCACCAATAAGCTAGCCAGCACCACCTCCATGGATGTTCTGAGTTTTGATTACCGCCTTGCGCCGGAGTGCCCCTTTCCCGCGGCGCTGGAGGATGCTGTAAAGGTTTGGGATCATCTCATGCATTTCGGATACGGTGCCAGGGACGTGATCGTGGCAGGTGACTCCGCCGGGGGGAATTTGGCACTCAATCTTGTGCAGGTATTAAAAGGACAGGGCCGTATCCTTCCGAGAGGGATTATCCTTTTCTCTCCTTGGACGGATCTCACAAAGAGCGGAAAATCCCATGAGCAGAAGGCAGAGATCGACCCTATCCTTTCCGAGGAATATATAGATAAGGCGATCCAGGACTATGCCCAGGGACGGGAGTTGAACAATCCCTATATCTCTCCTCTTTTTGCGGATTTCACGGGCTTTCCGCCTACCTATATCCAAGTGGGGGAGAATGAAATTCTTCTCTCCGACTCTCTCAATCTGCAGAAGCGGCTGAGAAAATACCATGTCCAGGTACAGCTTGATTTTTACAGCGGTATGTGGCATGTCTTTCAGATGTCACCCTTTAAGACTGCCTATGATGCCATGGATCAGATGGCGGAATTTATCTTTGACATCTGCAGATAG
- a CDS encoding alcohol acetyltransferase: protein MEKKTNKNRATWYKLDLSANVYPTLQRKNFSSVYRITMIMKEEVDPPLLQKAVDLALPRFPAFKVALKKGLFWRYLEPNDRPGPFVQPDIVNPCMPMSFKANNRYLIRIYYYHKKISLEMFHSLSDGNGALYLLRTITAVYLRLQGHEIPSCDGVLDIHEEPDPEELEDAYLRYASSKVKPARTNGSAYRVIGTKEPFYTLNIITGIMPVDKILKVARNYKASITEYLNAVLLYSLLEKQKADHVFREKPVKLALPVNLRKFFPSITLRNFITMVYPSIDPRMGEYTFEEILVQVHHYMRYYINNKFLNADITTNASTQQSPFIRIVPLFLKDYVVRQFYIRVQDRQSTAGLTNLGIVQVPKEMKPYVERFDVLMGQPFSARTNCAVVSYENTLTISFASSIVEADVERIFFRKLVSDGIPVKIESNRETKD, encoded by the coding sequence ATGGAGAAAAAAACAAACAAAAACCGTGCTACATGGTACAAATTAGATTTATCTGCAAATGTATATCCCACACTGCAGCGAAAAAATTTTTCCAGTGTCTACCGGATCACCATGATTATGAAAGAAGAGGTGGATCCCCCCCTGCTGCAGAAGGCTGTGGATCTGGCACTGCCCCGTTTTCCTGCATTTAAGGTAGCGCTGAAAAAAGGTCTGTTCTGGAGATATCTGGAACCAAACGACAGACCCGGGCCTTTTGTCCAGCCGGATATTGTGAATCCCTGTATGCCTATGTCCTTTAAGGCAAATAACAGATATCTGATCCGGATATACTATTACCATAAAAAAATATCTCTGGAAATGTTTCATTCCCTTTCCGACGGAAACGGCGCTTTGTATCTGCTGAGAACCATCACGGCCGTGTATCTGCGCCTGCAGGGGCACGAGATTCCCAGTTGTGACGGCGTACTGGACATTCATGAGGAACCGGACCCGGAGGAGCTTGAGGACGCGTACCTGCGTTATGCCTCCTCAAAAGTAAAACCGGCACGCACAAATGGCAGTGCCTACCGCGTCATAGGAACAAAGGAACCTTTTTATACGCTGAACATTATCACGGGGATCATGCCTGTGGATAAGATTTTAAAAGTTGCCAGAAACTATAAGGCATCAATAACCGAATACCTGAATGCCGTGCTCCTCTATTCCCTTCTGGAAAAGCAAAAAGCCGACCATGTATTCCGTGAAAAGCCCGTAAAGCTTGCGCTGCCTGTAAACCTGCGTAAATTCTTTCCGTCTATCACACTGCGCAATTTTATCACTATGGTATACCCTTCCATAGATCCCAGAATGGGTGAGTACACCTTTGAGGAGATCCTGGTGCAGGTACACCATTACATGAGGTATTATATCAACAACAAATTCCTCAACGCTGACATTACCACCAACGCTTCCACCCAGCAGAGCCCTTTCATCCGTATTGTTCCTCTGTTTTTAAAGGATTATGTTGTCAGACAGTTCTACATCCGGGTGCAGGACCGGCAGTCAACAGCAGGTCTGACCAATCTGGGCATCGTGCAGGTTCCGAAGGAGATGAAACCATATGTGGAGCGTTTTGACGTGCTCATGGGCCAGCCCTTTTCAGCCAGGACCAACTGCGCTGTTGTCAGCTATGAAAATACCTTGACCATAAGTTTTGCCAGCAGTATTGTGGAAGCCGATGTGGAACGCATATTCTTCCGCAAACTGGTGTCTGACGGAATTCCGGTCAAAATAGAAAGCAACCGAGAAACCAAGGATTAG
- a CDS encoding DUF6320 domain-containing protein, translating to MSYCVNCGVELDKTCEVCPLCNTKVVNPKQPPDTTAPKPFPSLEGHAEPVDRADITILMTVMLATTAVVCGLLNLFFFQYGSWSLYVIGICVVLWIFFLPLFFSAKLNPYVSLLLDGMSIAMYFGIIAWLHPGNGWYFKLAVPMIGIVTLLILIFAFCLRYRHRSVLSLAAVILAEIAALTVCIELLIHNYYEQPLSLSWSAVVLTCSVIIDGALITILRRSSLRNEVRRRMHI from the coding sequence ATGTCATACTGTGTGAACTGCGGGGTGGAACTTGACAAGACCTGTGAGGTCTGCCCCCTGTGCAATACAAAAGTCGTCAATCCCAAACAGCCGCCGGATACCACTGCTCCTAAGCCCTTCCCCTCCTTAGAAGGCCATGCTGAGCCGGTGGACCGCGCCGATATCACAATTCTCATGACCGTTATGCTGGCTACCACAGCCGTGGTCTGCGGCCTGTTAAATTTATTTTTCTTTCAGTACGGAAGCTGGTCACTGTATGTGATCGGAATCTGCGTAGTTCTGTGGATTTTTTTCCTGCCTCTGTTCTTTTCGGCAAAATTAAATCCCTATGTGAGCCTTTTGCTGGACGGCATGAGTATTGCCATGTATTTTGGGATCATTGCCTGGCTGCATCCGGGTAATGGATGGTACTTTAAGCTAGCGGTTCCTATGATCGGCATTGTCACGCTGCTCATACTCATCTTCGCATTCTGCCTCAGATACAGACACCGTTCCGTTCTGTCCCTTGCCGCAGTGATCCTGGCAGAAATCGCGGCTCTGACCGTATGTATTGAACTGCTGATCCATAATTATTACGAACAGCCTCTGTCCCTGTCCTGGTCTGCTGTAGTGCTTACGTGTTCCGTTATCATTGACGGCGCTCTGATCACGATTCTAAGAAGAAGCAGCCTGAGGAACGAAGTCAGGAGAAGGATGCATATATAA
- a CDS encoding MFS transporter, which yields MRKIGLSSLEIGTTLSLGFLLQVFFAFIGGALTDKMGRRKATVIFDTISWSIPCFIWAFSQNFWHFLIAAAINASFQITNTSWNCLFIEDCPPEHITNAFTLIQICGMLSVFFAPLSIWLLKIYDLVSVFRVIFFISGISMTAKFVLLYRFGGETRIGRQRMEETRNMSYFSMLTGYKDIFFQIIRSSRMRLVVYIMTLTNILLIATTNFFSLYITESLHISEELVAVFPLIRTIIMILFVVFLQNLFHRLRIRNSMIIGFFIYIASHILLILCPEKNLLLVMLYTILESSAYAIVIPRKDALMALFVDEKERSRIYALYNMLMIGLSVPFGSLIGWFYDLDPSYPFYFNICVFFLGLMILSFSKDLKQEKH from the coding sequence ATGAGGAAGATTGGGCTTTCCAGTCTGGAGATCGGGACCACCCTCTCACTGGGCTTCCTTTTACAGGTTTTCTTTGCATTTATCGGAGGCGCTCTGACCGACAAAATGGGGCGGCGCAAGGCAACTGTGATCTTTGATACTATATCCTGGAGCATCCCCTGCTTTATATGGGCCTTTTCACAGAACTTCTGGCATTTTCTGATAGCGGCCGCCATCAATGCCTCCTTTCAGATCACCAATACTTCCTGGAACTGCCTGTTTATCGAGGATTGTCCTCCGGAGCATATCACCAATGCGTTTACACTGATACAGATATGCGGAATGCTTTCCGTATTCTTTGCTCCGCTTTCTATCTGGCTGCTGAAAATATACGATCTGGTATCTGTATTCCGTGTGATTTTCTTTATATCGGGGATATCTATGACAGCCAAATTTGTTCTTCTTTACAGATTCGGAGGCGAAACCAGGATTGGCAGACAGCGAATGGAAGAGACCAGGAATATGTCTTACTTTTCCATGCTGACCGGATATAAAGATATCTTTTTTCAGATCATACGTTCTTCCAGAATGCGTCTTGTGGTTTACATAATGACACTTACCAATATACTGCTGATCGCCACCACTAATTTTTTCTCGCTTTATATCACAGAGAGTCTGCATATTTCAGAAGAACTGGTAGCTGTCTTTCCGCTTATAAGGACTATCATCATGATTCTCTTTGTGGTGTTCCTGCAGAATCTGTTTCACCGTCTCAGGATCAGAAATTCCATGATCATCGGATTTTTCATCTACATAGCCAGCCATATACTCCTGATCCTCTGTCCCGAGAAAAATCTGCTTCTGGTGATGTTATACACAATCCTGGAATCTTCAGCCTATGCTATTGTCATTCCGCGGAAGGACGCACTTATGGCACTGTTCGTTGACGAGAAGGAGCGCTCCAGGATCTACGCGCTTTATAACATGCTGATGATCGGCCTTTCTGTTCCGTTCGGAAGCCTGATCGGATGGTTCTATGACCTGGATCCCTCTTATCCTTTCTACTTCAATATTTGTGTTTTCTTTTTGGGACTCATGATCCTATCCTTCTCTAAAGACTTAAAACAAGAAAAACATTGA
- a CDS encoding sensor histidine kinase, whose translation MLYLLGFLCAALVVWNGILLIKIAGMRRAADEICAEVDSRLGRDTNVGIDITISDDKMRRLAAEIDRQMRRLRKEHIRYLQGDRELKEAVTNISHDLRTPLTAICGYMELLEQEEATEKVRVYLAVIQERIDTMKQLTEELFRYSLVVSANQYEERESVDLNRAIEDSIAAYYGALKEAGITPRILIPKEKITRQLNKAALSRILANVIGNAVKYSDGDLEITLLKNGHIVFRNHAKEMDQVLAERLFDRFYTIETGKNATGLGLSIARALTEQMGGKIWASYKEECLIMEIGFDT comes from the coding sequence ATGCTATATCTGCTTGGCTTTTTATGTGCAGCTCTTGTTGTATGGAACGGGATTTTACTTATAAAGATTGCAGGAATGCGCAGGGCGGCAGATGAAATATGCGCGGAAGTTGACTCCAGGCTGGGCAGGGATACGAATGTGGGAATTGATATTACTATTTCTGATGATAAGATGCGCCGTCTTGCCGCTGAGATTGACAGGCAGATGCGAAGGCTGCGTAAAGAACATATACGCTATTTGCAGGGAGACAGAGAGCTGAAAGAAGCTGTCACCAATATCTCCCACGATCTGCGCACGCCGCTTACGGCAATCTGTGGGTATATGGAACTGCTCGAGCAGGAAGAGGCAACGGAAAAGGTACGTGTATACCTGGCAGTGATTCAGGAGCGGATCGACACCATGAAGCAGCTTACAGAAGAATTGTTCCGGTATTCTTTGGTGGTCTCAGCAAATCAATATGAAGAGAGAGAGTCTGTGGATCTGAACAGAGCAATTGAGGACAGTATCGCCGCTTATTATGGCGCTCTGAAAGAGGCGGGGATCACTCCAAGAATCCTTATTCCAAAGGAAAAGATTACGCGGCAGCTAAATAAGGCTGCCCTTTCTCGAATACTTGCTAATGTGATCGGCAATGCAGTTAAGTATAGCGATGGGGATTTGGAAATCACACTTTTGAAGAACGGGCATATTGTATTCAGGAATCATGCCAAAGAAATGGATCAGGTTTTGGCGGAACGTCTTTTCGACCGTTTTTATACGATAGAAACTGGGAAAAATGCCACAGGACTGGGATTGTCTATTGCCAGGGCATTGACTGAGCAGATGGGGGGAAAGATTTGGGCTTCTTATAAGGAGGAGTGTCTGATTATGGAGATTGGGTTTGATACCTGA